The Triticum aestivum cultivar Chinese Spring chromosome 5A, IWGSC CS RefSeq v2.1, whole genome shotgun sequence genomic sequence TTAGGGCTTCCATATAATCATAGTTCAGACGACAGGTGAAGCTACATAAGTATGCTATATATATAAACTAGGTGTCATTTTAACAGCCATCTATTGTTAATACCTCATCAATAAAAGGATGTTAATGACAGCAGTTCTAAGGTGCTGGTTTTGCCAATGCCGAAATGTATTGGAAAAATTAATACTGCAACTTGAGAGTAAACTGCAGTATGAGCAACCTGATTTTTTTATGATAAAAGCTATCTATTTATTTTCTCAAGTTGCATAAAACAACAGTCTGACACCATTGGATAAAAGTGGTCACTGCTCAACTGGCTGATGCAACATTAAACATCAGAGATTGCAGAAACTGCAGCTTACTCGAGAGTAAACCAAGTGCATATTTGAAATGTGTTAGTGTTGGTACAATGTTAAGTTAGAAAACAAAGGTTGGAATTTCATACACATAAAACACTACCTACCAGGAGGAATTCTTTATCCCTCCAGCCTCAGGTTCTTCTCCTTGGCACCTTGAGCCTTCTGCTATCTTTGGCTTCTTGCATTCCACCTCATCTTCAATAGGAGCGTGTGGTCGTTTCGTGATATCGGGTTTCTTTTCATCATCTAAGAGCTGAATAGGCAGAAACATGGTGGAGATCAGAAGCAGGTATTAGTCAAAGACTGGAGAGACAAATTCGCCCAACATAAAGAATATAGTACATATTTTAACATATGGATAGAACGAAGCTTGTTACCACCTTCCCTACCTTTCTATCCGCCTCGTCCACATCCACATCGTCGCCCTCGTCGTCTTCGTCGTCCTCGTCGTCTTCGTCGTCCTCGTCGCCATCCTCGACATCGACCATGTAGAATACATCACGAGCACGTTCGAAAGCACTCATTTCCTGAATATATGCAGGGAGAATATATCCTAAGGATTAACTGAGGCATACAGATCCAGCACGGGATTACGAATTATAGCGATCCAGCACGGGAGGCCTGAAATCTGGATGGAAGGAAAGACTAGACGACGAAAGACAAGTGAGTGATTGGGCGCACCTCTCGTAACTTGTCGATCTTTTGCTCGAACGTCTTACCATCAGAACTGTTCATGATCGCGCGGATCTTGTCCAGACCAAAGTGTCGGAACAGGTCGGTCAGGCGAAGAGGAAGAGGCGACGACTGTGGATAGGGTGAATAAATCACACTACAGTAGCCTTTGTCGCCGGTTGTGTTGCCTTCGCAGCGTGATGCCATCCCAGCCATGGTTACCggaggggaacggcggcggcgtggggagatGGCTTGGGTTTCTAGTTGCGAATGGCTCGACGATTGCGGAGACTCGATTCCTTTTATTTTATTCGGGATGCCAGGCCGTTCGTTTGACGGCGCCCACGCCTGTTGTTTATGGGCcagcccagtgagcttctgcaagTCCCGATCTATGGGACATAAGCTTCTCGGCCCGGTTTTGTGAAGCTTCCGGCTCTTTTtcccatttttttcttttctgtctcTTTTTTTCGCTTTTtactcttttccttttcttttttataaAGAAGATACCTCGCACCCCTGCCAGTAGAAGCAATGCATCACCCCCAATGATTTCTTTCCAAAAAACAAAACATTTGGAGCCAGCAGTCCGGCCGGACTTTCCGCCGGCCCGCACGCCACGCTGGCGCACGCAACCATGTAAACAATCGTCTCGCGCGAGCCAAGTGTACATGGGTGGGCCCACGCGCGAAACTGCCCTTCTCCTTTCCTCTTTCTTCAACCCCCAGCTGCCGCGGCTCTGCTCCTTCACAGACCGCAGCCTCCCTCCATGCCTCTCGCAACTTGTGCAAGCTCTGTCACCGGCGACGAAGTGCTACCATCGGTCGGCGAGATGTTGCAACTCTACTCTACTGGCCGACGAGGAGCATAGAAAAGCTACAACCCCCCGCTGATGGTGCTGGAACCGTGTGCAGAAAAGTTGCAACCCCACGTCAACGGCAGCGAAGGAGAAGCAAACTAAGTGAGGCAACCGGCGAAAGAACTTTGCTGGAAACGGCCAAGTTTTTTGTTGCAACCGTCGCCATTTTTTTCTACTACCGGCGCCGGATTTGCTACATCCATCGCAGCGGAGCTACGACCTACTATGGCGATGCCTTTTTTGTTGCAACCGTTGTTGGATTTTGGTACTACCGGTGATGGATTTTGCTACATACATTATGCCAGAGCTGCGACCCGCATGTAAGCAGTCACGTCAGCACTGTCTGGTCCCACATGTAAGCAGCCACGTCACCATCTACTGGGCCCATATGTCAGCACCATTGACCGGTCAAAACTAATGATGAGTTATTACCGACGGGAAGGAGTGTGTGGAGAAAGAGAGGGAGTGTGAGCCTGAGAGAAAATGGGCTCCCTGGGTCACTCCCCTGGCAAAGTTTTGAAGTGTCGTTTCCTCTCCTTGAGCCTACCCGGGTGCGACGCcgtcaattcaatcgtacactaatcatacacgcaaatgtgcaatcaagatcagggactcacgagaagatatcacaacacaactctagacacaaattaaaaataatacaagcttcatattacaagccaagggcctcgagggctcaaatacagaagctcgaatacaaacgagccagcgaaagcaacaatatctgagtacatacataaggtTAAACAgtactgccttaagaaggcaaacacaaaaacaacaacgatcgaagaggcaaggcctcctgcctgggacctcctaactactcctagttggcggcggtctccacgtagaagtaggcaccataggggtagtagtagtcggcgggggtggtgaaagtgctagttatcgactagaggggggtgaataggcgatttttatgaaagtcttcaaaacatgaggtctttggagacaaacagatgaaatgaacctattgatatgcagcggaagatagactacactagacaagtcatagtcaagtaagcaatacagtgaaagtacgaagactatcagcagctagatagtatggatcagaatggaagacagtatgaagccaaacaggttaAAGTCTTCACACCGTGAAGTTAATAAGATcagacaagcaagcaatgacttcacgaagacaaactgaaaagtaaaggaagttggggatagaaccagttgcttggtgaagacagggATTTGGTATACcatagttccagttgctgtgacaattgtacgtctggttagggaggctgagattgaactcagaagaccgcgtcttcaccttattccccttgagctaaggacaaccaatcctcgcccaatcactctggtaagtcttcaaggtagacttccaaaccttcacagacttcattcaccggcgatccacaatggctcttggatgctcaaaacgcgacgcctaaccggctagaggattcacagtcctcaagtgtaacaggtcttcaggtcacgcgaagagaaagacttcagtgacgcctaacactctttggctctgggtgttttgggctttgtcctcgcaaggatctctctctcaaaggcttcagagatgggttgctctcaaacgacaaaagccatgcactaactctgagcagccaccaatttatggtgggggtgggctatttatagcctggaggcaacccgacatgatatgtccaaaatgaccctgggtcactaaggaaccgacacgtgtccaacggtcggatttcaaacacacgcgacaacttggcttgggctacaagcaaagctgactcatccagctctggataagatttgctctcattatctttgcttgaagacataggattttggttgagcatcacatcagacactctgactttgttcacttggaccccacttaacagtacggtggttcctatgactcaataaagaagaaaaggaaattataaaacaactatgtcttcgcactccatagtcttcaagtgaatgtcttcacatgtcattatcttcatcgtgaatgtcttcacgaaccaccattgtcttcaatgtcttcacacatttttaggggtcatctctggtaggtaaaccgaatcaataagggactactacccgtgttatcctgcaattctcacaaacacattagtccttcaaccaagtttgtcgtcaatactccaaaaccaactaggggtggcactagatgcacttacaatctccccctttttggtgattgatgacaaactgattGAAGttctcaacggggataaaagtatgtgaaagtttgcgatcataggcattgtcttcataagttgaagaggctCCCCCCCGAAGATGTGCATAtgagtagtttgcttttgaatgcaaatgcacatggcaggtttactttgtggagatcctcttcaacacaTGAAGACAATCCATCATGCATACATAAGAATAGTGAAGATAATGAAATGCATAATGAGGGGCATCTGCAAAATGACTTCATGCGaaatttatcatcacatcacaaagtagcagacgaccatcaagtttaagtggtacaactcaagagccaaatagtttcaaaatgagagttgtaagacCTTAGCAAAAATTTaggcaaccacccatatggacccgcttgaaggctatcaacctcatatgcttctcccccttttgtcagtaaggaccaaaaaggtttgaagacatagaggatctactcgttcctagttggagaagatgttggagcagcagggtcgacgttggagttgggAGGTGTAGACGGGCCTGCCGCAGAGTCGTGGTGCAGCGAAGCCATTGcgggtgaagtggcgtcgtcttcttcatcgacaactcttgcaacaacagttgcagccgaagatgaaaaATCGGAATCTTCAATAGAAGGTGTTGGACGCCAACTTGTAGACTGTGGTgccctggagtcaaacttgaatttctctgtgaagccatcttcgcgaagatcatcttcagagcagagtagtgtgaggctcttccaggacctccAACAGGCTTCATGCGCAACGAATGAGTTCTTTGTGGCTAAGTTGTGAATGCGATTGACGTCAACGAGAAGACTCTGCATTTGGCGCTTTAgctagtcatgatgcctatcctttTTCTGATGTAGGGATACCAGAAGCTCATGGTCGTTGAGGACACGgggacgcttctgaggcctttgagcaattgtactAGCTGTGACTTCAGTGTTGGCACGATGCAACAGATGCaagttgccagccaaaggataagcaGGAGTAGCAGAATTTGGCACATGAATCCCTTCGattggctgagtgaagctttgatgttctgCATTTTGCAAGTGAAGTGGCTTCTTAgtaggctcggggtagatggcttcatgAGACATGTCAACATTAGGCAAGAATACAACGTGGTTGCGAGTTGAAGGTTGAGAGTTGACTGTGGAATGAAGCTTGATCAGGCACATAACCCagggagcatagaatttcagaccaaagagatcaatGCCAGAAGCTGCAAGCTGTCGGATGAAGAAATCTTGCatattgaatctgatgccattaatgatatagaagaccaatgtcttcatggtgccTTCGAGTTTGGCTTCAGAAGAGTTGCCTTTGATAAGCCACAGAGTACGCCCCAGAATGTGATAAATGGTGCGgggcaagtactcaaggtcctttTACAAAGGACTCCTTGGGGTATTCGGCGTCatggggcaaaggcttcatcatgcttaacATCTGGCTCGTGtttggctctggcttctggaaTATGCTTTGCAGTTcattctgatgaagctgacaacctggttcaaacaactcaccaggagtgggcagggaagtgatctcaatgatgtcctgagctttggcttcataatgaatgtcacctgtcatccactcaaggatccaagtcttcggatcccggttgtagcctcgaatgtgcaaTGTGGGATAAAACTACAGCAAAAGCTCTTCGTTCTAGTGCTCTTTGTCAGTTACAAATGGAAGCAACCCAACGTCTCTGAAGCAGTCCAGAGCCTCCTCAAGGCATGGCAGCCCAGCAatagcatcacaatccagacgcTTATGAGGAAAAATCCGGTCttggttgtataagatgcatgagTAGTAGCTTCATTGCTGATGGCTCCAAAATCTGTTAGAGGAGATCTTGGGCTTCTTGTAGGGGTTGTTGGCGTtctcaaagaatgtgttgtgctctCTAAAGCTGAGCACACTGAATGAGCCTTGAGTTGTTGCAGAACTAGGAAGCCTTGGcaatcttggctttggcttctgaacttgaggcctttcctccacatgataatcatactGAGGGCCTAGAGCAGTGGGTggtaccagaatgggccatttGACAGTCACCAACTCACCATGATTGTAAGCACATTCCATAGTGTGTGGCACTGGTGGAGGAACGATTGGCTGCACAATGTCTTCAGTTGCAGCATTGACTTCgagctccacattgtcttcagccatgacagtgtcattggctttagtggtgttggtggtgaaggaaatatgccctagaggcaataataaagttgttatttatatttccttatatcatgataaatgtttattattcatgctagaattgtattaaccggaaacttagtacatgtgtgaatacatagacaaacagagtgtcactagtatgcctctacttaactagctcgttaatcaaagatggttaagtttcctagccatagacatgagttgtcatttgattgacgggatcacatcattagagaatgatgtgattgacaagacccatccgttagcatagcacaatgatcgtttagtttgttgctattgctttcttcatgacttatacatgttcctataactatgagattatgcaactcccgaataccggaggaacacttagtgtgctatcaaacttcacaacataactgggtgatcataaagatgctctacaggtttctctgatggtgtttgttgagttggcatagatcaagattaggatttgtcactcagtgtatcggagaggtatctttgggccctctcggtaatgcacatcactataagccttgcaagcaatatgactaatgagttagttatgggattatgcattatggaatgagtaaagagacttgtcggtaacgagattgaactaggtatgaggataccaacgattgaatctcaggcaagtaacatacctatgacaaagggaacaacgtatgttgttatgcagtttgaccgataaagatctttgtagaatatgtaggaaccaatatgagcatccaagctccgctattggttattgaccggagatgtgtctcggtcatgtctacatagttctcaaacccgtagggtccgcacgcttaacgttcgatgacgatcggtattatgagtttatgtgttttgatgtatcgagggttgttcggagtcccagatgtaatcacgaacatgacgatgagtctctaaatggtcaagacataaagaccgatatattggaaggctatgtttggacaccggaatggtttcggatggtTCGgtcattttctggagtaccgggaggttaccggaacccccgggggagtcaatgggccttattgggccttagtggaagagaggaggaggcggcaaggtggagggtgcaccccccgcccaatccgaattggggtgcccccctttccttctctccctctccctcttccttcttctcctactccaactaggaagggggaaacctactcctactgggagtaggactcccccccttgggcgcgccctatgagggtcagccctctcctcctcccctcctttatatacgggggaggggggcaccccatagacacataagttgatttattagccgtgtgcgttgtcggtgtcaaaactggcggatctcgggtagggggtcccgaactgtgcgtctaaggtcgatggtaataggagacgggagacagaatgtttacccaggttcgggccctctctatggaggtaataccctacttcctacttgattgatcttaatgaatatgagtattagaagagttgatctaccacgagatcgtaatgactaaaaccctagaagtctagcatgtttGACTATGGCTATCTGTCTTCGGCTCTACAGAcctaaccctctggtttatatagaaatcggggggatctagggttacataaggtcggattacagagaaaagaatcttcatattcaattgccgagcttgccttccacgccaaggagagtcccatccggatacgggtggagtcttcaatcttcgcatcttcacagcccatcagtccggcccatggctaataggccggacgcccgaggaccccttagtccaggactccctgagtagcccctgaaccagacttcaatgatgaggtgtccggcgcgtagattgtattcggcattgcaaggcgggttcctcctccgatgacttcaaagtgatgtatccggccttccatttaatatcgtacccctcggcttctgtgtatcaa encodes the following:
- the LOC123106497 gene encoding nucleosome assembly protein 1;1 isoform X3; this encodes MAGMASRCEGNTTGDKGYCSVIYSPYPQSSPLPLRLTDLFRHFGLDKIRAIMNSSDGKTFEQKIDKLREEMSAFERARDVFYMVDVEDGDEDDEDDEDDEDDEGDDVDVDEADRKVGKLLDDEKKPDITKRPHAPIEDEVECKKPKIAEGSRCQGEEPEAGGIKNSSW
- the LOC123106497 gene encoding nucleosome assembly protein 1;1 isoform X2, with protein sequence MAGMASRCEGNTTGDKGYCSVIYSPYPQSSPLPLRLTDLFRHFGLDKIRAIMNSSDGKTFEQKIDKLREEMSAFERARDVFYMVDVEDGDEDDEDDEDDEDDEGDDVDVDEADRKVGKLLDDEKKPDITKRPHAPIEDEVECKKPKIAEGSRCQGEEPEAGGIKNSSWV
- the LOC123106497 gene encoding trigger factor isoform X1, with the protein product MAGMASRCEGNTTGDKGYCSVIYSPYPQSSPLPLRLTDLFRHFGLDKIRAIMNSSDGKTFEQKIDKLREEMSAFERARDVFYMVDVEDGDEDDEDDEDDEDDEGDDVDVDEADRKLLDDEKKPDITKRPHAPIEDEVECKKPKIAEGSRCQGEEPEAGGIKNSSWV